One genomic region from Metallosphaera tengchongensis encodes:
- a CDS encoding helix-turn-helix domain-containing protein translates to MTTEYVIDNIAKRIAGDIVWNDNPGISMRKWRETFGVSQSEVARILGVSQSVVADYERNRRQPGSIAVKRFVEALIEADSRRGYKIINELGKIFSLTFPFIVDMADFVMPVTLEDVILAVDGIPIMADLTNIQVYGYVVTDSIKAITALSGMEFYQFLSVVFNRILVFTKVSSGRSPMIALKIAPIRPKLVVLHRPAKIDPLAVVIANKENINVVVSTKTSEDELLKGLKNLVLRSDSK, encoded by the coding sequence ATGACAACAGAATATGTCATAGACAATATTGCTAAGAGAATAGCAGGGGACATAGTCTGGAACGATAACCCTGGGATTTCCATGAGAAAATGGAGGGAAACTTTCGGAGTTTCTCAATCAGAGGTTGCGAGAATCTTAGGAGTGTCACAATCTGTTGTAGCAGATTACGAAAGGAATAGGAGACAACCTGGAAGCATTGCTGTGAAAAGATTCGTCGAAGCCTTGATAGAGGCAGATTCTAGAAGAGGTTACAAGATTATAAATGAGCTGGGGAAGATCTTCTCCTTAACCTTTCCATTCATAGTGGACATGGCCGATTTCGTGATGCCAGTGACTCTTGAGGACGTTATTCTAGCTGTAGATGGAATTCCCATTATGGCAGACCTTACCAACATTCAAGTTTACGGCTACGTGGTCACTGACAGCATAAAGGCTATAACGGCCCTAAGTGGAATGGAGTTCTACCAGTTTCTCTCAGTCGTATTTAACAGGATACTTGTATTCACCAAAGTTTCTAGCGGTAGATCTCCCATGATTGCCCTCAAAATAGCCCCCATAAGACCTAAACTGGTTGTCCTCCATAGACCAGCTAAAATAGATCCATTAGCAGTGGTGATTGCGAATAAAGAAAACATTAATGTCGTCGTGTCCACTAAAACATCTGAGGATGAGCTTTTAAAAGGTCTTAAGAACCTTGTGCTTCGGTCAGACTCAAAATAG
- the sucD gene encoding succinate--CoA ligase subunit alpha, producing the protein MLVQGITGKEGSFHTKMMLNYGTKIVAGVSPGKGGTEVSGVPVYDTVAEAVKEHEIDASIIFVPAKFASEAVYEAVDGGIKLVVVITEHIPVVDVAKFVRYAKARGTRIIGPNCPGLIVPGEALLGILPSKYFKKGKVGIVSRSGTLTYEVSYLLNSFGQSTVIGVGGDPILGTPLDEVTMKFDEDSETEAMVIIGEIGGVMEEKVAKLKKEGKIRKPIVAYIAGLTAPKEKRMGHAGAVVYMGLGTFESKTEAFKSAGIPVAKTPYEIREMVEKIVRK; encoded by the coding sequence ATTTTAGTACAAGGAATTACAGGGAAGGAAGGGAGTTTCCACACTAAAATGATGCTAAACTACGGAACAAAGATCGTTGCTGGAGTTTCTCCAGGAAAGGGAGGCACGGAAGTCAGCGGAGTTCCGGTTTACGACACAGTTGCTGAAGCTGTAAAGGAGCACGAAATTGATGCCTCCATAATATTCGTACCTGCAAAATTCGCCAGCGAGGCAGTGTATGAGGCTGTTGACGGGGGAATAAAGCTTGTAGTGGTTATAACGGAACACATTCCTGTAGTTGACGTGGCCAAATTCGTTAGATATGCCAAAGCCAGGGGTACCAGGATTATTGGTCCAAACTGCCCCGGTCTCATAGTTCCAGGAGAAGCCTTACTGGGGATATTACCATCGAAGTACTTCAAAAAAGGTAAGGTCGGAATAGTTTCTAGGTCAGGTACTCTCACCTACGAGGTTTCATACCTGCTAAATTCCTTCGGCCAGTCCACAGTAATTGGTGTGGGTGGAGATCCGATTCTTGGTACTCCACTAGATGAGGTGACGATGAAATTCGATGAAGATAGTGAAACTGAAGCAATGGTAATTATAGGGGAAATAGGAGGGGTTATGGAGGAGAAGGTTGCCAAACTGAAAAAGGAAGGGAAGATTCGAAAACCCATTGTAGCGTATATTGCTGGTCTAACTGCTCCCAAGGAGAAAAGAATGGGACATGCTGGAGCAGTGGTATACATGGGCTTGGGTACCTTCGAGAGCAAAACAGAGGCTTTCAAAAGCGCAGGAATTCCTGTGGCGAAAACTCCCTATGAGATAAGAGAGATGGTCGAGAAAATAGTTAGAAAATAA
- a CDS encoding methylated-DNA--[protein]-cysteine S-methyltransferase: MIVYGIYESPIGPITVASEDNVITMLDFCNCTEKNFIRNEEFKDLFERLDSYFRGNRVEFYDIPVKYPMNPFRARVFKEIRKLRWGEIKTYGMIAERLGTSPRAIGMALSKNDILLLIPCHRVVAENGIGGYSRGILIKRKLLELEGIKL, translated from the coding sequence ATGATAGTTTATGGGATCTATGAGAGTCCTATTGGTCCCATTACTGTCGCATCTGAGGATAATGTAATAACCATGTTAGATTTTTGTAATTGTACAGAGAAAAATTTTATAAGAAATGAGGAATTCAAAGACCTTTTTGAAAGACTAGATAGTTATTTCAGAGGAAATAGGGTAGAATTTTACGATATCCCTGTTAAATATCCAATGAACCCCTTTAGAGCGAGAGTTTTCAAGGAGATAAGAAAATTGCGTTGGGGTGAAATTAAAACCTACGGCATGATAGCTGAGAGATTGGGAACTTCCCCAAGAGCGATAGGCATGGCCTTATCCAAAAATGATATCCTGCTATTGATCCCCTGCCACAGGGTGGTCGCCGAGAATGGCATAGGAGGATACTCCAGGGGAATTCTAATAAAAAGAAAGCTCCTTGAGCTGGAAGGGATAAAACTATAA
- a CDS encoding succinate--CoA ligase subunit beta: MKLYEYEGKRLFSMVGIPVPKGKITKEPIREQGKVVVKAQLLEGGRGKRGLVKVTEDSYNTILEMSKNGVNIFLIEEFIPHAREIYLSVMMDRETGSPMVIASPFGGINIEESKDVKTFVIPIDRPVLKYDIELIEKFVGYRGLENIVKGLVKMVLEYDAELAEINPLAITDKGPLALDSKVILDDNSLYRHEDLLKELQREKPVTESYVELDGDIGIIGNGAGLTMATMDLVKLKGGNPADFLDVGGGANTQEIVHAVTRVGSNPKVRRIIINIFGGITRCDEVAKGIVEAYSKINKPIFVRLTGTNEEEGKKILESHGIKVYEDALSAIGDALR, encoded by the coding sequence ATGAAGTTATATGAATACGAAGGGAAACGTCTCTTTTCGATGGTTGGAATACCAGTTCCTAAAGGTAAGATAACAAAGGAACCGATTAGGGAACAAGGAAAGGTGGTGGTTAAAGCCCAATTGCTCGAAGGAGGAAGAGGAAAGAGGGGATTGGTTAAGGTAACCGAAGATTCATATAACACTATCCTGGAAATGTCCAAAAACGGAGTAAACATTTTCCTTATAGAGGAGTTTATTCCTCACGCCCGAGAAATATATCTCTCGGTCATGATGGATCGGGAGACCGGAAGTCCAATGGTAATAGCCTCACCGTTTGGTGGAATAAATATCGAGGAAAGCAAGGACGTTAAGACCTTTGTAATCCCGATAGACAGACCAGTTTTAAAGTATGATATAGAACTGATAGAGAAGTTCGTTGGATATAGGGGTTTAGAGAACATAGTTAAAGGGTTGGTTAAGATGGTTTTAGAGTACGACGCCGAGTTAGCTGAGATTAATCCTCTGGCTATTACTGACAAGGGACCTTTGGCTTTGGACTCTAAAGTTATACTCGACGATAACTCCCTATACAGACACGAAGACCTTCTAAAGGAACTACAGAGAGAGAAACCAGTTACGGAGTCATATGTAGAACTGGATGGAGATATAGGAATAATAGGAAACGGTGCAGGGCTTACCATGGCCACAATGGACTTGGTCAAATTAAAGGGAGGGAATCCTGCTGATTTCCTAGATGTGGGAGGGGGAGCTAATACTCAGGAAATTGTGCATGCTGTAACTAGAGTTGGTAGCAACCCAAAGGTTAGAAGAATAATTATTAATATTTTTGGAGGAATTACTAGATGCGACGAGGTAGCAAAGGGTATAGTTGAAGCGTACTCAAAGATCAATAAACCAATTTTCGTCAGGTTAACAGGAACCAATGAGGAGGAAGGCAAAAAAATATTGGAGTCGCACGGGATCAAGGTATATGAGGATGCTCTATCTGCTATAGGTGATGCCCTACGTTAA
- a CDS encoding thiamine pyrophosphate-dependent enzyme yields the protein MLVQRPRLILGNEAIAYGALASGVSVAAGYPGTPSTEIIETLMKFKDVYAEWSSNEKIAFETAYGSAIMGARSLVTMKHVGMNVASDSIMSSSYTGVSGALVIVSAGDPGMWSSQSEQDIRHYGLMGLIPIIEPFDPQSAHDLTMRAFEISSKVGHPVILSTNTRISHVRSSVKIAPFSDPIRGKLNKNPFKYSLVPEVAKKDREEQLERWNKIKEEVSDMIITEGSGEKVVVGVGISYSYVKELVQLLNPHNVKVIGVTSSVPVPESILKELEGADEVLVIEELDPIVENQIKEMVVDNGLHLKIMGKRLTGRVGEMDMDRVARALSEFLNIEVKREVSSERSLEIPSRPPAMCSGCPHRSSFFFLKRGISLGGLKETFYSGDIGCYSLGLLPPFNEQDSLISMGSSMGVANGVYRATSIIPIAIIGDSTFFHSGLAGVANAVFNNLPVLILVLDNRSTAMTGQQPSPSTAIDILDAAKGLGVKYVDVGDPFSPDFSKKIAKAVDWVKKNNGPALVVAKRACALVAIDKVKPTQLAVVDMRKCTGCTICYDHFTCPAILKREDKKAFINPTECIGCGACVPVCPFNAISLQGEKPEGWDEAWTG from the coding sequence ATGTTGGTTCAGAGACCTCGGCTCATTTTGGGAAACGAAGCCATAGCATACGGTGCTTTGGCATCAGGAGTTTCAGTTGCGGCAGGTTATCCAGGTACACCATCTACAGAAATCATAGAGACCTTAATGAAGTTTAAGGACGTTTACGCAGAGTGGAGCTCGAATGAAAAGATAGCCTTTGAGACCGCTTACGGATCAGCGATCATGGGAGCTAGGTCATTAGTAACTATGAAACATGTGGGAATGAACGTAGCTTCTGATTCCATTATGTCATCATCATATACAGGAGTTTCAGGGGCTCTAGTAATAGTGTCGGCTGGAGATCCAGGTATGTGGTCATCCCAAAGTGAGCAGGACATTAGGCATTACGGACTGATGGGTCTCATACCTATTATAGAACCCTTTGATCCCCAATCCGCTCATGACCTAACAATGAGGGCTTTTGAGATAAGCTCAAAGGTTGGGCATCCAGTCATACTTTCAACAAATACGAGAATAAGTCACGTAAGATCTTCCGTAAAGATAGCACCATTCTCTGATCCAATTCGAGGAAAATTGAACAAAAACCCATTTAAGTACTCCTTGGTGCCTGAGGTTGCCAAAAAGGATAGGGAAGAACAGCTTGAAAGATGGAATAAAATAAAGGAAGAGGTTTCCGACATGATTATAACAGAGGGGAGTGGCGAAAAAGTAGTGGTTGGGGTAGGTATCTCTTACTCATATGTGAAAGAGTTAGTACAACTTTTGAATCCTCACAACGTAAAAGTAATCGGAGTTACAAGTTCTGTACCTGTCCCTGAAAGTATATTAAAGGAGCTAGAGGGAGCAGATGAAGTTCTAGTTATAGAGGAGTTGGATCCTATTGTGGAAAACCAGATCAAGGAAATGGTAGTGGACAACGGTTTGCATTTGAAGATTATGGGCAAACGCTTAACTGGTAGGGTAGGTGAAATGGATATGGATAGAGTAGCTAGGGCTCTGTCAGAGTTCCTCAATATTGAGGTGAAGAGAGAAGTATCTTCTGAGAGATCGTTGGAGATACCCTCTAGACCTCCTGCTATGTGTTCAGGTTGTCCTCACAGATCCAGTTTCTTCTTCCTAAAAAGGGGAATATCTCTTGGTGGGCTGAAAGAAACCTTTTACTCTGGAGATATAGGATGCTATTCCTTGGGGCTTTTACCACCATTTAACGAACAGGACAGCTTAATTTCAATGGGTAGCAGCATGGGAGTTGCAAATGGAGTGTACAGAGCTACTAGCATAATTCCCATTGCAATTATAGGCGATTCTACATTCTTCCACTCCGGTCTAGCAGGTGTGGCCAACGCTGTTTTCAATAACCTCCCAGTCCTAATCCTAGTCCTAGACAATAGATCTACTGCCATGACAGGCCAGCAGCCTAGTCCTTCTACAGCCATAGACATATTAGATGCAGCAAAGGGCTTAGGAGTAAAGTATGTAGATGTAGGTGATCCTTTCTCTCCGGACTTTTCCAAAAAGATCGCGAAGGCAGTGGACTGGGTTAAGAAAAACAATGGCCCCGCGTTAGTAGTTGCAAAGAGAGCGTGTGCTCTGGTGGCTATTGATAAAGTTAAGCCAACTCAATTAGCTGTAGTGGATATGCGAAAGTGCACTGGGTGTACCATATGTTACGACCACTTTACATGTCCAGCAATACTAAAAAGAGAGGACAAGAAGGCCTTTATCAATCCCACTGAGTGTATTGGCTGTGGAGCATGTGTTCCTGTTTGTCCATTTAATGCAATATCTCTCCAAGGAGAGAAGCCTGAAGGGTGGGACGAGGCATGGACAGGTTAA
- a CDS encoding UDP-N-acetylglucosamine--N-acetylmuramyl-(pentapeptide) pyrophosphoryl-undecaprenol N-acetylglucosamine transferase, whose product MNKLLIIASGGGHTGFARAVAEYLPFKADFIIPENDSNSRLLLQPFANRIYEVSKPREPLGSSLSLFSKGLRALSQSLSIPKYKVTLATGSNHSYIPSLVQYLKGTTLYVIESQDRIVTKGRTTYLLSKLSRGVFLHWKEQSALYRKGIVTGPILQRRKYEPKNDGYIFVTAGTEGFKSLFDKIVTLGLDNVVIQTGKIDPSIYRGRARLAFSFDPNIEQFIASSSLVITHQGKTAMESAVLYGKPTIIVFNKALTRAATYEDVRIYSKIIGATFLDDPSTWSNDREILEAIKEARKPTSHEIGTEKLVKVIISAIE is encoded by the coding sequence ATGAACAAACTACTGATCATAGCGAGCGGGGGAGGTCATACAGGCTTTGCAAGAGCTGTTGCAGAATATCTGCCATTTAAGGCGGATTTTATCATACCTGAAAATGACAGCAACTCAAGGTTGTTACTTCAGCCTTTCGCTAACAGAATATACGAGGTTAGTAAGCCAAGGGAACCCCTAGGATCCAGCTTATCGCTTTTCTCAAAGGGATTAAGGGCTTTGTCCCAATCCCTTTCTATCCCTAAGTACAAAGTCACTCTAGCAACCGGTTCAAATCACTCCTATATACCATCACTTGTTCAGTACTTAAAGGGTACCACACTGTACGTTATAGAGAGTCAAGATAGGATAGTCACCAAAGGGAGAACTACCTACTTACTTTCCAAGCTTTCAAGAGGCGTATTCCTACACTGGAAGGAACAGTCTGCTCTATATCGAAAAGGGATAGTCACCGGACCTATTCTGCAGAGGAGAAAATATGAACCTAAGAACGACGGTTATATTTTCGTTACTGCAGGGACGGAAGGTTTCAAATCCCTATTCGATAAAATTGTGACCCTAGGTTTAGATAATGTCGTGATCCAGACAGGGAAGATTGACCCTTCGATCTACAGAGGAAGGGCGAGGTTAGCTTTCAGTTTTGACCCAAATATAGAACAATTTATTGCCAGTTCTTCCCTCGTGATAACCCACCAGGGTAAGACAGCTATGGAGTCTGCAGTACTTTACGGTAAGCCGACAATTATAGTCTTCAACAAAGCCTTAACCCGTGCGGCAACGTATGAAGATGTGAGGATTTACTCGAAAATTATTGGTGCTACTTTTCTGGACGATCCATCGACATGGAGTAATGATAGGGAAATTTTAGAGGCCATTAAAGAAGCTAGAAAACCCACATCCCATGAAATTGGAACTGAGAAGCTAGTCAAGGTGATCATAAGTGCTATTGAATAA
- a CDS encoding nascent polypeptide-associated complex protein: MKVNPKDLKKLERMGVKTQNIEAQRVIIETDKERIVIESPMVTKANVMGQEVITIMGGETRTESKVEAKPQINEDDVRFVMEQTGKPENAVREALLKANGDIAKAILSLTEAQGS, from the coding sequence ATGAAGGTTAATCCCAAGGATCTTAAGAAATTGGAAAGAATGGGTGTTAAAACTCAGAATATCGAGGCACAGAGAGTAATTATTGAAACAGACAAGGAGAGGATAGTCATCGAGTCTCCAATGGTGACTAAAGCGAACGTTATGGGACAGGAAGTTATAACCATAATGGGAGGGGAAACCAGGACTGAAAGCAAGGTGGAGGCAAAACCTCAAATTAATGAAGATGATGTTAGATTCGTGATGGAACAGACGGGCAAACCTGAGAACGCTGTGAGGGAGGCCCTTCTGAAGGCAAACGGAGATATAGCGAAGGCTATTTTGAGTCTGACCGAAGCACAAGGTTCTTAA
- the thrS gene encoding threonine--tRNA ligase — MESYKGLWLKGAILMAINMSKAGLKPVEVGLGERDFYVDVESDSTITLDQAEKYARWDNSTYVVSNHKVLLDGTEISIKDDVNPSGDPRFFKVLNVSTHHPSAEIQLIRIRAVAFETEQQLQDYLEWLEKASEIDHRIIGERMDLFSFHDESGPGLVLFHPKGQLIRNEMINFMREINSSMGYQEVYTSHVFRTVLWKISGHYDTYRDKMLIFHKEEDELGIKPMNCPAHILIYKSRIRSYKDLPLRFSEFGNVYRWEKKGELYGLLRTRGFTQDDGHIFLREDQLKDEVKTLVTKTLEVLDRFGFRGDDVKINLSTRPDESIGSDEQWEKATSSLLRVLKELNVPFVVKEKEGAFYGPKIDFDIRDSLNRWWQLSTIQVDFNLPERFKLEYIDEDGSKKRPVIVHRAIYGSLDRMIAILLEHFRGKLPSWLSPVQVRVLPINEEVHEYAKNVESSLKAKGIRVELEPSGETLSKRVKRAYDDGVPYILIAGKKEASEGKVTVRARGNLEARNIQLERFIDALISEISERNSELTAIKRIQQ; from the coding sequence ATGGAATCGTACAAGGGATTGTGGCTGAAAGGAGCCATTCTCATGGCTATTAACATGAGCAAAGCAGGTCTTAAGCCTGTGGAGGTTGGTTTGGGGGAGAGAGATTTTTATGTTGATGTAGAATCCGATTCTACTATCACTTTAGACCAAGCTGAGAAATACGCTAGATGGGATAATAGCACATATGTTGTATCCAACCATAAGGTGCTCTTGGACGGAACAGAGATCTCTATTAAGGACGACGTAAACCCTTCAGGTGATCCAAGGTTCTTCAAGGTTTTGAACGTATCGACACATCACCCGAGCGCTGAAATTCAGTTAATAAGAATTAGGGCTGTAGCTTTCGAAACTGAACAACAGCTCCAGGACTACTTAGAATGGCTAGAGAAGGCATCCGAAATAGATCATAGAATAATTGGCGAAAGGATGGATCTCTTTAGCTTTCATGACGAGTCCGGTCCAGGTCTTGTACTCTTTCACCCCAAAGGGCAACTCATTCGTAACGAAATGATAAACTTTATGAGGGAAATAAACTCTTCCATGGGTTATCAGGAAGTCTACACTTCTCACGTTTTTAGGACAGTACTATGGAAAATCAGCGGACATTATGACACTTACAGAGATAAGATGTTGATCTTCCATAAGGAGGAAGATGAGCTTGGAATAAAGCCAATGAACTGCCCCGCCCACATCCTAATCTATAAGTCCAGAATTAGAAGTTACAAGGACCTTCCGCTAAGGTTTTCCGAATTTGGAAACGTGTACAGATGGGAGAAAAAGGGCGAGCTTTACGGACTCCTCAGGACTAGAGGGTTTACTCAGGACGACGGTCATATTTTCCTGAGGGAGGATCAGTTAAAGGACGAAGTCAAGACTCTAGTTACCAAGACCTTAGAAGTTCTGGATAGATTTGGATTTAGAGGCGACGATGTTAAGATAAATCTAAGCACTAGACCGGACGAAAGTATAGGGAGTGACGAACAATGGGAGAAGGCTACCTCATCGCTTTTGAGGGTATTAAAAGAATTGAACGTTCCCTTCGTGGTTAAGGAAAAGGAAGGAGCTTTCTATGGTCCCAAAATCGACTTCGATATCAGGGATAGTTTGAATAGGTGGTGGCAATTATCTACTATCCAGGTAGATTTCAATCTTCCGGAAAGATTTAAACTGGAATATATAGATGAAGACGGTTCCAAAAAGAGGCCAGTTATAGTACATAGGGCTATTTACGGATCCCTTGATAGAATGATAGCCATACTCTTGGAGCATTTCCGAGGTAAGTTACCCTCATGGCTGTCCCCGGTTCAAGTTAGAGTTCTTCCAATAAACGAAGAAGTACATGAATATGCTAAGAACGTTGAAAGCTCACTTAAGGCAAAGGGGATCAGAGTAGAGTTGGAACCTAGCGGTGAGACTTTATCTAAAAGAGTTAAAAGGGCATACGATGATGGAGTTCCCTACATATTAATAGCAGGGAAAAAGGAAGCCTCTGAAGGAAAAGTGACGGTCAGGGCAAGAGGGAACTTGGAAGCTAGAAATATCCAACTAGAGAGGTTTATTGATGCTCTGATTTCCGAAATATCAGAGAGGAACTCAGAGCTTACCGCCATAAAGAGGATACAACAATGA
- a CDS encoding 2-oxoacid:acceptor oxidoreductase family protein — translation MDRLNILIAGIGGQGVVTAGKILAEAFHEKGLTVFESETHGLSQRGGAVTTHVRVGNVNVPLIPKGGADILIAMDGIEALRNASYLSTDAKVFLNESVKLPSLPNVKPVSISYVLENLRPWRTYTLDCEQIVRDGYRCNTVILGLVYEISLRKYLDINDFIKVLRGPTNVKSFMLGVQRGKYYESLAAMDRLV, via the coding sequence ATGGACAGGTTAAACATTCTTATTGCGGGGATAGGAGGTCAGGGGGTAGTGACAGCAGGTAAAATTCTAGCAGAAGCTTTCCATGAAAAAGGACTTACCGTGTTTGAGTCTGAAACTCATGGGCTCTCACAGCGAGGGGGTGCTGTTACCACTCACGTTAGGGTAGGCAATGTGAATGTTCCCCTTATTCCTAAGGGAGGGGCAGACATTTTAATAGCAATGGACGGTATTGAAGCTTTAAGAAATGCTTCCTATCTCTCAACAGATGCGAAAGTATTTCTTAACGAGTCGGTTAAATTACCATCCTTACCCAACGTGAAACCAGTCTCTATATCATATGTCTTGGAAAACCTTAGACCATGGAGGACTTACACATTAGACTGTGAACAGATTGTGAGGGACGGATATAGATGCAACACAGTAATCTTAGGTCTGGTTTATGAAATATCATTAAGAAAATATCTGGATATAAATGATTTCATAAAGGTACTGAGAGGTCCTACTAACGTCAAATCCTTTATGCTAGGAGTCCAGCGTGGGAAGTACTACGAAAGCTTGGCAGCAATGGACAGATTGGTCTAA
- a CDS encoding cob(I)yrinic acid a,c-diamide adenosyltransferase, which yields MSAPWYTGSGDKGKTKVPSVGEVWKDDELIEALGNLDELNSLLGVVSSLFPDITTIMEDLQNDIFEISSEIAGFNMNFNKDKISKLESLIQIYGNQIETLRNFILPGGHLASSFLHLARATSRRAERSLVKLYKSSLSKDVHVTYLNRLSSLLFVMGLWVNKKTGNPNIIWKGKANQR from the coding sequence ATGTCAGCTCCATGGTATACAGGTTCTGGTGATAAAGGGAAAACTAAAGTACCATCAGTAGGTGAGGTTTGGAAAGACGACGAATTAATCGAAGCCTTAGGTAATCTAGACGAACTAAATTCGCTTTTGGGAGTCGTCTCTTCCTTATTCCCTGATATAACGACTATAATGGAGGACCTTCAGAACGACATCTTTGAGATATCTTCTGAGATAGCAGGTTTCAATATGAACTTCAATAAGGATAAAATCTCAAAATTAGAATCATTAATTCAAATTTATGGGAATCAGATCGAGACGCTGAGAAATTTTATTCTCCCAGGTGGGCATCTTGCATCATCGTTTTTACACCTTGCTCGAGCAACTTCTAGAAGAGCTGAGAGAAGCCTAGTCAAACTTTACAAATCAAGTCTTAGTAAGGACGTGCACGTAACTTATCTGAACAGGTTATCTTCCTTGCTCTTTGTTATGGGGTTATGGGTAAACAAAAAGACAGGGAATCCTAACATAATTTGGAAAGGAAAGGCTAATCAGAGATAG
- a CDS encoding endonuclease III domain-containing protein — MLLNKIISLAYEHRDILKDTGWVISEPFSFAWWDGFDSADKIVLSAFLVQMTKWESVKKVINLLEQKGLAKLEVIADLDARTLEPFLKSINFYKTKTQRILKFSRFIKENNGLENLLKIENRALILSQEGVGEETADSILLFAGHQPVFPATEYSRRVMSRVTGEEIRKREVPKIVENGIGRDVLKFKILHASFGGIGKAFCFQNEPKCNRCFLKHVCKYNYR; from the coding sequence GTGCTATTGAATAAAATAATATCTTTGGCATATGAACACAGGGACATACTCAAGGACACTGGATGGGTAATTTCAGAACCCTTCTCTTTCGCCTGGTGGGACGGATTTGACTCGGCCGATAAGATAGTGCTCTCAGCGTTTCTCGTACAGATGACCAAGTGGGAGTCAGTAAAAAAGGTCATAAATCTTCTAGAGCAGAAAGGATTAGCGAAGTTAGAGGTTATAGCTGACCTGGATGCAAGAACGTTGGAACCTTTCCTGAAATCTATAAACTTTTACAAGACTAAAACTCAAAGAATTTTAAAATTTTCAAGATTTATTAAAGAAAATAATGGCTTAGAAAATCTCTTAAAAATAGAAAACAGGGCCTTGATTTTATCGCAAGAAGGTGTAGGAGAAGAGACTGCAGATTCCATCTTACTTTTTGCTGGACATCAACCCGTATTTCCTGCCACTGAATACTCGAGGAGGGTTATGAGTAGAGTTACCGGAGAGGAAATTAGGAAGAGAGAGGTTCCTAAAATAGTGGAAAACGGTATAGGAAGAGATGTTCTTAAGTTTAAGATTTTACATGCAAGTTTTGGTGGGATCGGAAAAGCTTTTTGTTTTCAAAATGAACCTAAGTGCAATAGATGCTTTCTTAAACATGTATGCAAATATAATTATAGATAG